A single genomic interval of Cyanobacteriota bacterium harbors:
- a CDS encoding ABC transporter permease: MTILVKGRSLFTPLVAILAALLVGAGLISLVGVNPLRAYGILFTESLFNYYGLGNTLTKLSPLLFSSLGVLVALRAGQFNIGGEGQIYLGGLGSALVGLYVKGLPTIIHLPLALVTGFLFGAIWGFIPGYLKAVRGVNEVITTLLLNYIGLNLISYLVQGPLMEPKAPSPFSPLLAPSAWLPIILPQSQAHAGVILGLVAAIVLWIGLQKSALGYQIDVVGRNPTAARYAGISVARTIVLALTLAGGLAGLAGAGEVMGLKHRLFEKFSPGYGFDAIAIAFLSRGSVIGVILTSLFFAALNGGANVMQRSAGVPVTIVYAIQGLTVLFIAIGLAIEQRLGQADGD, from the coding sequence ATGACTATATTGGTCAAGGGCCGATCGCTTTTCACACCCTTGGTAGCAATTTTAGCAGCGCTCTTGGTTGGAGCTGGGCTAATCAGCTTGGTAGGCGTGAATCCCCTTCGAGCCTATGGCATCCTCTTTACCGAATCATTGTTCAACTACTACGGTCTAGGCAACACTCTAACCAAGCTATCGCCACTCTTGTTTAGTAGCTTAGGGGTGCTAGTGGCCCTCCGGGCTGGGCAGTTCAACATTGGTGGTGAAGGACAAATCTATCTGGGGGGGCTGGGAAGTGCTCTTGTAGGGCTTTACGTAAAGGGATTACCCACTATCATTCACCTGCCGCTGGCTCTGGTAACTGGTTTTCTGTTTGGTGCCATCTGGGGATTTATACCGGGATATCTGAAGGCCGTGCGGGGTGTCAATGAAGTGATTACAACCTTGTTACTAAATTACATCGGGTTGAATCTGATTAGCTATCTGGTGCAAGGCCCACTGATGGAACCCAAGGCTCCTAGTCCCTTTAGTCCGTTGTTGGCACCGTCGGCATGGTTGCCCATTATCTTGCCCCAGAGCCAAGCCCATGCTGGGGTGATATTAGGTCTCGTGGCAGCGATCGTCCTCTGGATTGGTTTGCAAAAATCTGCCTTAGGCTACCAAATTGATGTTGTGGGTCGCAATCCAACGGCTGCTCGTTATGCGGGAATTTCAGTTGCGCGGACAATCGTACTGGCCCTAACCCTAGCAGGTGGACTAGCAGGACTAGCAGGTGCGGGTGAGGTCATGGGACTCAAGCATCGTCTGTTTGAAAAATTTTCGCCGGGTTATGGGTTCGATGCAATTGCGATTGCCTTTCTCAGTCGAGGTAGTGTTATTGGCGTGATCCTCACATCGCTATTTTTTGCTGCCTTGAATGGTGGTGCTAACGTTATGCAACGCAGTGCTGGAGTACCTGTCACCATTGTCTATGCTATCCAAGGGTTAACGGTACTGTTCATTGCCATAGGACTAGCCATTGAGCAACGCCTTGGGCAGGCTGACGGTGACTAA